In Fluviicola taffensis DSM 16823, the following are encoded in one genomic region:
- the ribH gene encoding 6,7-dimethyl-8-ribityllumazine synthase, giving the protein MATSLKNLSAFDKDSIPNGADFSIGIVVSEWNDHITSKLLEGSVETLLSAGVKESNIQIHQVPGAFELPLGAQWFAQNDKIDGIIAIGVVIQGETRHFDFVCSGATQGIVDVTLKYNKPVGFCLLTDNTEQQSIDRAGGKHGNKGVEAAVTVLKMIELKKTLD; this is encoded by the coding sequence GTGGCTACAAGTTTAAAAAACTTATCAGCGTTCGATAAAGATTCAATTCCAAATGGTGCCGATTTTTCAATCGGCATTGTTGTTTCTGAATGGAACGATCACATCACTTCTAAATTACTAGAAGGATCCGTTGAAACATTGTTAAGCGCAGGTGTGAAAGAATCGAATATTCAGATTCATCAAGTGCCAGGGGCTTTTGAATTGCCTTTGGGAGCTCAATGGTTTGCCCAAAATGACAAAATTGATGGGATTATCGCCATTGGAGTTGTTATTCAAGGTGAAACAAGGCATTTTGATTTCGTGTGTTCAGGAGCAACTCAAGGAATTGTAGATGTTACCTTAAAATACAACAAACCAGTTGGATTCTGTTTATTGACAGATAATACGGAGCAACAATCAATCGATAGAGCAGGAGGAAAGCATGGAAATAAAGGTGTAGAAGCTGCCGTGACTGTTTTGAAGATGATTGAATTAAAAAAGACACTAGACTAA
- a CDS encoding DUF4139 domain-containing protein: MKKVVILLLAILPSFLSLAANDKEIIKSSISEVTVYTNGAQVYRKANFNVKPGITELIIEGVSPNIDPKSLQVKAFGNVVLIDSKYQVYYPEPEKPKLEGLPLKIRKDINVLQDSINNVLFDLKEIQDEIDVLNTSKTILSNNGAIRGQGKVNDSIQLLKQAMEYYQLKMNEINKKLQVLNKRLKAKNSTVQEMNTRMSDLQNYQSSNTPKIPTGPIHRIIVTLQSKEVVAGKLNISYLASGASWIPSYDIRSEITSGKVNLAYKASIQQNTGELWDDVQLTLSTNDPYQNKIKPDLHPWYVDYYNFGAINGRMNSYSISPSPSVAYEKKMTADSGIVLEESETAANFTTVINRVLSAEYKIDLPYSIESDGESHLVLVRNLDLTANYRYYTVPKIDPGVFLVAEVLKLEDLQLVPATANIFFDGTYIGETYIDPTAMNDTLKLSLGKDPNIIAKRILLKKEYKEKVIGNDIERTYAYEISVKNLKANTIELVIEDQIPVTSNGEIVIEAINTDKANYDKTTGKLVWTLNLKTKAADKMTYSFKIKYPKDRNVILQ, translated from the coding sequence ATGAAAAAAGTAGTTATTCTCCTATTGGCGATTCTCCCAAGTTTTCTTTCACTTGCTGCCAATGACAAAGAGATTATTAAATCTTCCATCAGCGAAGTAACCGTTTATACAAATGGCGCACAAGTTTACCGAAAAGCAAATTTCAATGTAAAACCCGGAATTACGGAATTAATCATTGAAGGAGTTAGTCCAAATATCGACCCGAAAAGTTTACAAGTAAAAGCATTTGGAAATGTGGTTCTAATCGACTCGAAATACCAAGTTTATTATCCAGAACCCGAAAAACCCAAATTGGAAGGACTTCCTTTAAAAATCAGAAAGGATATCAATGTATTACAAGATTCCATCAATAATGTGTTATTTGATCTCAAAGAAATTCAAGATGAAATTGATGTCTTGAATACTTCTAAAACTATTTTGTCCAATAACGGAGCTATTCGCGGACAAGGAAAAGTGAATGATTCGATTCAATTGTTGAAACAGGCAATGGAGTATTATCAATTGAAAATGAATGAGATAAATAAGAAATTACAGGTTCTAAACAAGCGATTGAAAGCGAAGAACAGCACGGTACAAGAAATGAATACCCGCATGAGTGATTTACAGAATTATCAGTCTTCAAACACTCCAAAGATTCCTACAGGTCCTATTCATCGAATCATTGTGACACTTCAATCAAAAGAAGTCGTAGCAGGAAAATTGAATATTTCTTATTTGGCTTCAGGAGCTTCTTGGATTCCATCTTATGATATTCGCAGTGAAATTACTTCTGGAAAGGTAAATTTAGCTTACAAAGCAAGTATTCAGCAAAATACAGGTGAACTTTGGGATGATGTGCAATTGACTTTGTCTACTAACGATCCTTACCAAAACAAAATCAAACCAGATTTGCATCCTTGGTACGTTGATTACTACAATTTCGGAGCGATTAATGGAAGAATGAATAGTTATAGTATTAGTCCATCACCTTCTGTTGCGTATGAAAAGAAAATGACTGCAGATTCAGGAATAGTTCTAGAAGAATCAGAAACTGCAGCAAATTTCACGACGGTTATCAACCGCGTTTTGTCTGCAGAATACAAGATTGATTTGCCTTATTCGATTGAAAGTGATGGAGAAAGTCATTTGGTTTTAGTTCGAAATTTAGATTTGACGGCAAATTACCGTTATTATACCGTTCCGAAGATAGATCCAGGAGTTTTCTTAGTAGCAGAAGTGCTCAAATTGGAAGATTTGCAACTCGTTCCTGCTACTGCAAATATTTTCTTTGATGGAACATATATTGGAGAAACATATATTGATCCAACAGCAATGAATGATACGTTGAAATTGAGTTTAGGTAAAGATCCAAATATCATTGCGAAACGAATTCTGTTGAAAAAAGAGTACAAAGAGAAAGTGATTGGAAACGATATTGAGCGCACGTATGCGTATGAAATTTCAGTTAAAAACTTGAAAGCGAATACAATTGAATTAGTTATTGAAGATCAAATTCCTGTAACCAGTAATGGAGAAATCGTTATAGAAGCGATCAACACGGATAAAGCGAATTATGATAAAACGACAGGGAAATTAGTCTGGACGCTCAATTTGAAAACCAAAGCAGCCGATAAAATGACCTACTCGTTTAAGATTAAATATCCGAAAGATCGAAATGTCATCCTTCAATAA
- a CDS encoding DUF4465 domain-containing protein, producing the protein MKKMLLAVSVFCIQYTQAQTVVTFDDLTLATNTHWNGSDQSGGFTSGGVHFENTYSGYWAGGFIYSNTTDVTTGTYLNDFSAYAGTGANGSSNYAVNYGGNLDFGTEKVLTSIQLTNTTFAGLVMLNGNQFSKVFGSINGPDGNPDGTNGEDWFRLLIIGKDAQSAVTDTVIFYLADYRFANNTQDYIVNTWETVDLTPLGEVQFLEFELQSSDEGGFGINTPAYFALDNLVYGTASVKELSLLNQEVYPNPTTGKLTVKSATGTIKVFASSGELVLEKTTNGIQEIDLNNMKSGIYFVETSSSNGIARTRISKI; encoded by the coding sequence ATGAAAAAAATGTTACTAGCAGTTAGTGTATTCTGCATCCAATACACACAAGCTCAAACCGTAGTTACTTTTGACGATTTAACGTTAGCTACAAACACACACTGGAATGGTTCTGATCAATCAGGTGGATTTACATCTGGAGGTGTCCATTTCGAAAACACCTATTCTGGCTATTGGGCTGGTGGATTTATTTACTCTAACACAACAGATGTAACTACAGGTACTTACCTAAATGATTTTTCGGCCTACGCAGGTACTGGAGCTAACGGAAGCTCTAATTACGCGGTGAATTATGGTGGAAATCTCGATTTTGGAACAGAAAAAGTATTAACGAGTATTCAATTAACAAATACAACTTTCGCTGGCCTTGTAATGTTAAATGGTAATCAGTTTTCGAAAGTTTTTGGTTCTATTAACGGTCCAGATGGAAATCCTGACGGTACAAACGGAGAAGATTGGTTCCGCTTATTGATCATTGGAAAAGATGCTCAAAGTGCTGTAACAGATACTGTTATTTTCTACTTAGCTGATTACCGTTTTGCAAACAACACCCAAGATTACATTGTAAACACATGGGAAACTGTTGATTTAACACCACTTGGCGAGGTTCAATTCTTAGAATTTGAATTACAATCTTCAGATGAAGGCGGTTTTGGAATCAATACTCCAGCTTATTTTGCACTTGACAACTTGGTTTACGGAACTGCTTCTGTGAAAGAATTGAGTTTGTTGAACCAAGAAGTGTATCCAAATCCAACAACTGGTAAATTGACTGTTAAATCTGCAACTGGAACAATTAAAGTTTTTGCTTCTTCCGGTGAATTAGTACTAGAGAAAACAACAAACGGAATCCAAGAAATTGATTTGAACAACATGAAATCAGGAATCTATTTTGTTGAAACAAGTTCGTCTAATGGTATTGCAAGAACTCGTATTAGTAAAATCTAA
- the glmM gene encoding phosphoglucosamine mutase, protein MTLIKSISGIRGTIGGSPGDNLTPIDAVQFAAAYGTWLKSVSNTDKLKVIVGRDARLSGEMISTLVIQTLVGLGIEVVDLGLSTTPTVEMAVPYHHANGGIILTASHNPKQWNALKLLNSKGEFISGAEGELLLKIAIEGSFVFAEVDDLGKVTQDTEAIERHIEAICKLSDVDIPAIKNANFKVVVDAVNSTGGISVPQLLRKLGVNDIIEMYCDPTGHFPHNPEPLKEHLVELSDRVVSEKAHVGITVDPDVDRLALVNEDGFMFGEEYTLVAVSEYILSKRKGATVSNLSSTRALRDITEEVGCTYHASAVGEVNVVVKMKETNAVIGGEGNGGIIYPELHYGRDSLVGIALFLSHLAHKNMSMTALRASYPNYEMAKKKIDLTPGIDVDAILEKMAKRYENEEVDTVDGVKIYIGKEWVHLRKSNTEPIIRVYTESKDAQAASDLADRIITEIKELI, encoded by the coding sequence ATGACATTAATCAAATCAATTTCAGGAATCAGAGGGACAATTGGTGGCTCACCTGGAGATAATTTAACGCCCATTGATGCGGTTCAATTTGCTGCAGCTTATGGAACTTGGTTGAAATCAGTTTCAAATACAGATAAATTAAAAGTAATCGTTGGTAGAGATGCCCGACTTTCGGGAGAAATGATTTCCACATTGGTTATTCAAACCTTGGTTGGATTAGGAATCGAGGTCGTTGATTTGGGATTATCCACCACACCAACGGTTGAAATGGCGGTTCCTTATCACCATGCGAATGGAGGAATTATTCTTACGGCTTCCCACAATCCGAAACAATGGAATGCATTGAAATTGCTAAATAGCAAAGGGGAGTTTATTTCTGGTGCGGAAGGAGAATTGTTATTAAAAATAGCAATAGAGGGAAGTTTTGTTTTCGCTGAAGTAGACGATTTGGGGAAAGTAACTCAAGATACGGAAGCAATTGAAAGACATATCGAAGCAATTTGTAAGCTTTCAGATGTAGATATTCCTGCAATCAAAAATGCCAATTTCAAAGTGGTAGTGGATGCGGTGAATTCTACAGGGGGGATTTCTGTTCCACAATTACTTCGTAAGCTTGGAGTAAATGATATTATTGAAATGTATTGTGATCCAACGGGTCATTTCCCACATAATCCAGAGCCTTTAAAAGAACATTTGGTAGAATTATCAGATCGCGTTGTTTCCGAAAAAGCGCATGTCGGAATTACAGTTGATCCTGATGTAGATCGTTTGGCTTTGGTGAATGAAGACGGATTCATGTTTGGTGAAGAATATACCTTGGTTGCTGTTTCTGAATACATTCTTTCGAAGAGAAAAGGAGCTACCGTTTCCAATTTGAGTTCTACAAGAGCGCTGAGAGATATTACAGAAGAAGTTGGATGTACGTATCACGCTTCGGCTGTTGGTGAAGTAAATGTGGTGGTAAAAATGAAAGAAACCAATGCCGTTATCGGTGGAGAAGGAAATGGTGGAATCATCTATCCAGAATTACACTACGGAAGAGATTCTTTGGTTGGAATTGCGTTGTTTTTATCTCATTTAGCACATAAAAACATGAGTATGACGGCACTAAGAGCTTCCTACCCAAATTATGAAATGGCTAAGAAGAAAATCGACTTGACTCCTGGAATTGATGTGGATGCAATTTTGGAGAAAATGGCGAAACGCTACGAAAATGAAGAAGTGGATACTGTTGATGGAGTGAAAATTTATATCGGTAAAGAATGGGTTCATCTTCGAAAAAGCAATACAGAACCAATTATCCGTGTGTATACCGAAAGTAAAGATGCGCAGGCTGCTTCGGATCTGGCCGATCGTATCATTACTGAAATTAAAGAATTAATCTGA
- a CDS encoding NAD(P)/FAD-dependent oxidoreductase, whose product MKEFDVLVIGAGAAGCFSAIKASENFKHAKIAILERNAKSLAKVKISGGGRCNVTNVISEPEELSKHYPRGERFLKKAFYQFSSSDMKAWLESRNVPLKLYPDGCYFPQSNDSQTIIDCFLDELKKNRVELLLNHRVESMKKLDSGLFEIQTPEETFHSKAVIVTTGGQPKISGFEFLKDFDLKMVSPVPSLFTFNMPNESIKELMGIVQENALVKIIGEKWTSNGPLLITHWGMSGPAVLKSSAFGARILEGKGYNSQISVNWTGEENQEVVRELIKEFVKSNKLVVNTPVYSIKSRLWNYLVEKAGIPNQFKCSELTAKHQNKLLEVLVNDLYVMEGKTTFKEEFVTAGGVDLNEINVQTMESKKYSGLFFAGETLDIDGVTGGFNFQAAWTTAAIAGKNALKNK is encoded by the coding sequence ATGAAAGAATTCGACGTGTTGGTAATTGGAGCAGGAGCAGCAGGGTGTTTTTCAGCGATTAAAGCATCTGAAAATTTCAAACACGCAAAAATTGCAATCTTAGAAAGAAATGCAAAGTCTTTAGCGAAAGTCAAAATTTCTGGCGGAGGAAGATGCAATGTAACCAATGTTATTTCTGAACCCGAAGAATTATCCAAGCATTATCCAAGAGGTGAGCGCTTTCTAAAAAAAGCATTTTATCAGTTTTCCAGCTCAGATATGAAAGCTTGGTTAGAAAGCCGAAATGTTCCCTTGAAATTATATCCGGATGGATGTTATTTCCCCCAGAGCAACGATTCACAAACCATTATTGATTGCTTTCTAGATGAATTAAAGAAAAATCGTGTCGAGTTATTACTAAATCACCGAGTTGAATCTATGAAGAAACTAGATTCTGGTTTATTTGAGATTCAAACTCCTGAAGAAACGTTTCATTCCAAAGCAGTAATTGTTACTACAGGTGGACAACCGAAAATATCAGGCTTCGAATTCTTGAAAGATTTTGATTTGAAAATGGTTTCGCCAGTTCCTTCGCTTTTCACATTCAACATGCCCAACGAATCAATCAAAGAATTGATGGGAATTGTTCAGGAAAATGCATTGGTGAAGATAATCGGTGAAAAATGGACGTCCAATGGACCTTTGTTGATCACGCATTGGGGAATGAGTGGTCCTGCAGTTTTGAAATCCTCTGCTTTTGGTGCGCGAATTTTAGAAGGGAAAGGATATAATTCACAAATTTCGGTCAATTGGACTGGAGAAGAGAATCAGGAAGTTGTTAGAGAACTAATCAAGGAATTTGTCAAATCCAATAAATTAGTAGTAAATACTCCAGTTTACAGTATTAAATCGCGCTTATGGAATTATTTAGTTGAAAAAGCAGGAATTCCCAATCAGTTTAAATGCTCTGAATTAACAGCCAAGCATCAGAATAAATTACTGGAAGTGTTGGTGAATGATTTGTATGTGATGGAAGGAAAAACTACCTTTAAAGAAGAGTTTGTGACAGCTGGCGGAGTGGATTTGAATGAAATTAATGTACAAACAATGGAATCCAAAAAGTATTCTGGACTCTTTTTTGCTGGAGAAACTTTGGATATTGACGGAGTAACAGGTGGTTTTAATTTTCAAGCGGCTTGGACAACGGCAGCAATTGCTGGAAAAAATGCATTAAAAAACAAATAG
- a CDS encoding DUF983 domain-containing protein: protein MKKIGKTHKNCPSCGLKYEKEIGFYMGAMYVSYALGVALFVACWVSINLFFPNANVFTQIAVISGLSILLSPYLYALSKIIWANLFFSYDPEAIDKFKRDQTV, encoded by the coding sequence ATGAAAAAAATTGGTAAAACGCATAAAAACTGTCCTTCATGCGGATTGAAATACGAGAAAGAAATTGGTTTTTACATGGGGGCAATGTATGTCTCCTATGCCCTAGGAGTAGCCTTATTTGTTGCATGCTGGGTAAGTATCAATTTATTTTTTCCAAACGCAAATGTTTTCACTCAAATTGCTGTTATTTCTGGGCTTTCCATTTTATTGAGCCCCTATTTGTACGCGCTGTCGAAGATTATTTGGGCAAACCTTTTCTTTTCTTATGATCCGGAAGCTATAGACAAGTTCAAAAGGGATCAAACGGTTTAA
- a CDS encoding tetratricopeptide repeat protein, with product MAGTTSFNDIKRQFKENKRLRLITAVVIGLIVGILGYILYKQFIYAPKNLKANEGYYKGLNLAAKDSVDAAITELEPFVKKNSGYQGGEVAKFTLARQYMAKGDFKKALKLLEDVSLEDTYGPSLVLGLQGDCNSEMGKYKEALDLYVDAADSDENDWTTPTYLFKAGQVAEEIKDFAKAKELYERINKDYYQFGSQKSIDKYIARVSNK from the coding sequence ATGGCAGGAACTACCAGTTTTAATGATATTAAACGTCAATTCAAAGAGAATAAGAGACTTCGCTTAATCACAGCAGTAGTGATTGGACTAATAGTAGGTATTCTTGGATATATCCTTTACAAACAATTCATTTATGCTCCAAAGAACTTGAAAGCGAATGAAGGTTACTACAAAGGGTTAAACTTGGCTGCGAAAGATTCAGTAGATGCTGCAATCACAGAATTAGAGCCTTTTGTAAAGAAAAATAGTGGCTACCAAGGTGGCGAAGTTGCTAAGTTTACATTGGCTCGTCAATATATGGCGAAAGGTGATTTCAAAAAAGCATTGAAATTGTTGGAAGATGTTTCTTTAGAAGATACTTACGGACCGTCTTTGGTTTTGGGTCTTCAAGGAGACTGTAACAGTGAAATGGGTAAATACAAAGAAGCGTTGGATTTATATGTAGATGCTGCTGATTCCGATGAAAATGATTGGACAACACCAACTTATTTATTCAAAGCTGGACAAGTGGCTGAAGAAATCAAGGATTTTGCGAAAGCAAAAGAATTGTATGAGCGCATCAATAAGGATTATTATCAATTTGGTTCTCAAAAATCAATTGACAAATATATTGCTAGAGTATCTAACAAATAA
- a CDS encoding C25 family cysteine peptidase, whose product MKKTLLFCSILAGSFVAYGQNFLLESSNSKTIEFTHRLDIKPFEFIQIDGKSMIDFSKTYKILSKEKGSPELPLFHETLQLPAHGNPQVDVTFEEVVIFEDVLVAPSKGVLKRNVSPNSTAYSFGETYNMNSLYPATIANIKTPFIWRSMRGVVVEVSPYQYNPVTKQLFFYKGIHISLKTNTQLQGVNELSGQMDPVMKSMQQKIVLNPTIEKYTPMEESGSMLVISAPNLIEEITPLVHWKNQKGIRTELVSTTTAGTSDADIHTFIQNYYSTHPELIYVLLVGDDADIPAHTYGLSGGEQLYSDSYYGQLSGSDYYPEVFVGRFSGSEANITTMVNRTLEYEKNPLAGDWMEKAIGLGSDEGSGIGNDDEPDWQHLRNIRSVLMSSGYSEVSEFYDGSHGGSDVSGSPNPGIILPVVNNGVGLFNYTGHGDVNLCVTGNFQSSNINQATNNGKYPFVISVACNNGTFTSGTCISEAWTRAVKNGTPSGAIAAAGSSILMAWAEPMQTQDEMAEIIAETNPVNQKTTLGGLFYNSQLSMLEEYPSGSGEEVMQTWILFGDPSAQFRNKQTLPLSVVHPGNVPLNTTSVTVSCTVDGSLVAISQDNILLGSAISTGGQAVISIPVLASNDYLLVTGTKQNYATYQNSIQVADGPLGLTEIGLEFAIYPNPASDLLVLDITNGNAQTIRIISLDGKVVLEQEVSGNQTTLNTASLRSGSYILEINSNTQNVRKNIQILH is encoded by the coding sequence ATGAAAAAAACTCTCCTTTTTTGTTCCATTTTGGCAGGATCTTTTGTTGCTTATGGTCAAAATTTCTTGCTAGAATCCTCCAATTCTAAAACGATTGAGTTCACTCATCGATTAGATATAAAACCCTTTGAATTCATTCAAATTGACGGGAAATCGATGATTGATTTCTCAAAAACATACAAGATTCTTTCGAAAGAAAAAGGTTCTCCAGAATTACCCTTATTTCACGAAACGCTTCAGCTTCCAGCTCATGGAAATCCGCAAGTTGATGTGACTTTTGAAGAGGTCGTTATTTTTGAGGATGTGTTAGTTGCTCCTTCAAAAGGTGTTTTAAAAAGAAACGTTTCTCCGAATTCAACTGCATATTCTTTTGGTGAAACATACAACATGAATTCACTTTATCCAGCTACTATTGCGAATATAAAAACGCCCTTTATTTGGCGATCTATGCGTGGAGTAGTTGTTGAGGTTTCGCCTTATCAATATAATCCTGTCACAAAACAATTGTTTTTTTACAAAGGAATTCACATTTCTTTAAAAACGAATACTCAGTTGCAAGGAGTAAATGAATTAAGTGGGCAAATGGATCCAGTTATGAAGTCTATGCAACAGAAAATAGTCTTAAATCCAACAATCGAAAAATACACTCCAATGGAGGAAAGTGGAAGTATGTTGGTTATTTCTGCGCCTAATTTGATAGAAGAAATCACACCACTGGTTCATTGGAAAAACCAAAAAGGAATTCGTACGGAGTTGGTTTCTACAACAACTGCTGGAACTTCGGATGCTGACATCCATACGTTTATTCAGAATTATTATTCCACACATCCGGAATTAATTTATGTTCTTCTTGTTGGAGATGATGCCGATATTCCCGCTCATACTTACGGTTTGTCTGGAGGAGAACAATTGTATTCAGACTCTTATTACGGTCAATTATCAGGATCAGATTACTATCCCGAAGTTTTTGTAGGTCGTTTTTCTGGATCAGAAGCCAATATTACGACAATGGTAAATAGAACCCTTGAGTACGAGAAAAATCCACTAGCTGGTGATTGGATGGAAAAAGCAATTGGTTTGGGATCGGATGAAGGAAGTGGAATAGGAAATGATGATGAGCCAGATTGGCAACATTTAAGAAATATCCGTTCGGTATTAATGAGTTCTGGTTATTCCGAAGTTTCTGAATTTTACGATGGCTCTCATGGTGGTTCTGATGTATCAGGTAGTCCAAACCCAGGGATTATTTTGCCAGTTGTAAATAATGGAGTGGGTTTGTTTAATTATACGGGACATGGTGATGTGAATTTATGTGTAACGGGGAATTTTCAAAGTTCAAATATCAATCAAGCTACCAATAATGGAAAATACCCTTTTGTGATTTCGGTAGCTTGTAACAATGGAACATTTACTTCAGGAACCTGTATTTCTGAAGCTTGGACCAGAGCAGTTAAAAATGGAACTCCTTCAGGAGCTATTGCAGCTGCGGGTTCATCTATTTTGATGGCTTGGGCAGAACCCATGCAAACACAAGACGAAATGGCTGAAATTATAGCTGAAACAAATCCTGTGAATCAAAAAACTACTTTGGGAGGACTTTTCTATAACTCTCAGTTATCCATGTTGGAAGAATACCCTTCTGGAAGTGGAGAGGAAGTGATGCAAACATGGATTTTATTCGGAGATCCTTCTGCTCAGTTTCGAAACAAACAAACATTGCCATTATCAGTTGTTCATCCGGGAAATGTCCCATTGAATACAACATCTGTAACTGTATCTTGCACGGTTGATGGTTCTTTGGTTGCAATTTCGCAAGACAATATATTACTAGGATCTGCTATTTCTACAGGAGGTCAGGCTGTGATTTCAATCCCTGTACTTGCATCAAATGATTATTTGTTGGTGACAGGAACAAAGCAAAATTATGCAACATACCAGAATTCAATTCAAGTCGCTGATGGACCTTTAGGTTTGACAGAAATAGGATTGGAATTCGCGATTTATCCAAATCCAGCTTCCGATTTATTGGTGTTGGATATTACTAATGGAAATGCTCAAACTATTCGAATCATTAGTTTAGATGGTAAAGTTGTTTTAGAACAAGAAGTTAGCGGTAATCAAACGACATTAAATACAGCAAGTCTTCGTTCTGGATCATATATTCTTGAAATCAATTCGAATACTCAGAATGTACGTAAAAATATTCAAATATTGCACTAA